A window of the Falco rusticolus isolate bFalRus1 chromosome 1, bFalRus1.pri, whole genome shotgun sequence genome harbors these coding sequences:
- the LOC119141525 gene encoding solute carrier family 2, facilitated glucose transporter member 11-like isoform X4: protein MATFFSDLVQFQGLFQMIFVLGIGGSFPYGFHISVINYPSVHIRKFINETWIERHGSPLHPETVMLLWSFIVSVYGIGGLLGSLCCGYLTTKYRKKKCQMCTNLIMLVAALFMAFSKTAKSFEMILFGRFLYGIGTGFSLNIHPQYVGEISPKKLRGFTNSTVAIFLTLGKLTGQVIGLREILGSEALWPWLLASSGLSALVQLVALPFFPDSPSYLLIQKGNEEACRKAIRKLWGEGDHQAEIDDIMKEKAAMTSTKTLRVLEVIKAQSLRWQLYILVTVMTTLQLCGINASTLIERFGRKVLLWGGYMLMCSVLALLTMTLSLQHQFFWMNYFSVILIFLFVIFYGIGPSGATISIMVEIFSQSFRPSAFLIVGCINWMGLFVLGMIFPLIVDNLGPFCFLIFLGILALSAIFIYLYLPETKGKSIMEIKAEFNKLNFGKKETSVTENNFPKEQLFCTRL, encoded by the exons ATGGCTACCTTCTTCTCTGACCTG gttCAGTTCCAGGGACTATTTCAAATGATCTTTGTGCTGGGAATTGGTGGTAGTTTCCCATATGGATTCCACATTTCTGTCATCAACTATCCTTCTGTG caCATCAGGAAGTTTATTAATGAAACCTGGATAGAGCGACATGGCTCTCCCCTCCACCCCGAGACAGTTATGCTGTTGTGGTCCTTCATTGTGTCTGTTTATGGGATAGGAGGATTGCTGGGGAGCCTCTGCTGTGGCTACCTGACTACAAAATACAGGAA aaAAAAGTGCCAAATGTGCACCAACCTGATCATGCTGGTAGCTGCACTTTTCATGGCTTTCAGTAAAACTGCCAAATCCTTTGAGATGATTCTGTTTGGACGCTTTCTCTATGGCATTGGTACAG GTTTTTCTCTCAATATACATCCTCAGTATGTAGGAGAGATTTCACCCAAGAAGCTGCGTGGATTTACCAACTCCACAGTCGCTATTTTTCTTACACTGGGAAAACTCACAGGACAGGTTATTGGACTACG GGAGATTTTAGGAAGCGAAGCTTTGTGGCCATGGTTGTTAGCATCTAGTGGACTTTCAGCATTGGTTCAGCTGGTTGCCCTCCCATTTTTCCCTGATTCACCATCCTACCTCCTCATACAGAAGGGTAATGAAGAAGCCTGCAGGAAAG CCATCAGGAAGCTCTGGGGGGAAGGAGACCATCAAGCAGAAATTGATGACATTATGAAGGAGAAGGCTGCAATGACAAGCACAAAAACCTTGCGTGTCCTCGAAGTAATAAAAGCACAATCTTTGCGCTGGCAACTTTACATTTTGGTGACTGTCATGACCACCTTGCAGCTCTGTGGAATCAATGCA agcacCCTTATAGAGCGATTTGGGAGGAAGGTGCTGCTATGGGGAGGGTACATGCTGATGTGTTCTGTGCTAGCGCTCCTTACCATGACCCTGTCACTGCAG CATCAGTTTTTCTGGATGAATTACTTCAGCGTTATCTTGATCTTCCTATTCGTTATCTTCTACGGAATTGGACCAT ctggagCCACTATATCAATCATGGTTGAAATCTTCAGCCAGTCATTCAGACCATCAGCCTTTCTGATTGTTGGCTGCATCAATTGGATGGGACTGTTTGTACTTGGGATGATTTTTCCACTGATTGTT gatAACCTGGGACCCTTCTGCTTCCTTATCTTTTTGGGAATTCTTGCTTTATCAGCAATTTTCATCTACCTGTATCTCCCCGAGACCAAAGGAAAGTCAatcatggaaataaaagcagagttCAACAAGCtgaactttggaaaaaaagaaacctcagtcactgaaaataactttcctAAGGAACAGTTGTTCTGCACCAGACTCTGA
- the LOC119141525 gene encoding solute carrier family 2, facilitated glucose transporter member 11-like isoform X2 — translation MATFFSDLVQFQGLFQMIFVLGIGGSFPYGFHISVINYPSVHIRKFINETWIERHGSPLHPETVMLLWSFIVSVYGIGGLLGSLCCGYLTTKYRKKKCQMCTNLIMLVAALFMAFSKTAKSFEMILFGRFLYGIGTGFSLNIHPQYVGEISPKKLRGFTNSTVAIFLTLGKLTGQVIGLREILGSEALWPWLLASSGLSALVQLVALPFFPDSPSYLLIQKGNEEACRKAIRKLWGEGDHQAEIDDIMKEKAAMTSTKTLRVLEVIKAQSLRWQLYILVTVMTTLQLCGINAIYFYSFEVFHTAKFEEYLIPYVSLGVGLCECLSSILCSTLIERFGRKVLLWGGYMLMCSVLALLTMTLSLQHQFFWMNYFSVILIFLFVIFYGIGPSGATISIMVEIFSQSFRPSAFLIVGCINWMGLFVLGMIFPLIVDNLGPFCFLIFLGILALSAIFIYLYLPETKGKSIMEIKAEFNKLNFGKKETSVTENNFPKEQLFCTRL, via the exons ATGGCTACCTTCTTCTCTGACCTG gttCAGTTCCAGGGACTATTTCAAATGATCTTTGTGCTGGGAATTGGTGGTAGTTTCCCATATGGATTCCACATTTCTGTCATCAACTATCCTTCTGTG caCATCAGGAAGTTTATTAATGAAACCTGGATAGAGCGACATGGCTCTCCCCTCCACCCCGAGACAGTTATGCTGTTGTGGTCCTTCATTGTGTCTGTTTATGGGATAGGAGGATTGCTGGGGAGCCTCTGCTGTGGCTACCTGACTACAAAATACAGGAA aaAAAAGTGCCAAATGTGCACCAACCTGATCATGCTGGTAGCTGCACTTTTCATGGCTTTCAGTAAAACTGCCAAATCCTTTGAGATGATTCTGTTTGGACGCTTTCTCTATGGCATTGGTACAG GTTTTTCTCTCAATATACATCCTCAGTATGTAGGAGAGATTTCACCCAAGAAGCTGCGTGGATTTACCAACTCCACAGTCGCTATTTTTCTTACACTGGGAAAACTCACAGGACAGGTTATTGGACTACG GGAGATTTTAGGAAGCGAAGCTTTGTGGCCATGGTTGTTAGCATCTAGTGGACTTTCAGCATTGGTTCAGCTGGTTGCCCTCCCATTTTTCCCTGATTCACCATCCTACCTCCTCATACAGAAGGGTAATGAAGAAGCCTGCAGGAAAG CCATCAGGAAGCTCTGGGGGGAAGGAGACCATCAAGCAGAAATTGATGACATTATGAAGGAGAAGGCTGCAATGACAAGCACAAAAACCTTGCGTGTCCTCGAAGTAATAAAAGCACAATCTTTGCGCTGGCAACTTTACATTTTGGTGACTGTCATGACCACCTTGCAGCTCTGTGGAATCAATGCA ATATACTTCTATTCTTTTGAAGTATTCCACACAGCCAAGTTTGAAGAATACCTTATTCCATACGTGTCCCTGGGAGTTGGGTTGTGTGAATGCTTATCCTCTATATTGTGT agcacCCTTATAGAGCGATTTGGGAGGAAGGTGCTGCTATGGGGAGGGTACATGCTGATGTGTTCTGTGCTAGCGCTCCTTACCATGACCCTGTCACTGCAG CATCAGTTTTTCTGGATGAATTACTTCAGCGTTATCTTGATCTTCCTATTCGTTATCTTCTACGGAATTGGACCAT ctggagCCACTATATCAATCATGGTTGAAATCTTCAGCCAGTCATTCAGACCATCAGCCTTTCTGATTGTTGGCTGCATCAATTGGATGGGACTGTTTGTACTTGGGATGATTTTTCCACTGATTGTT gatAACCTGGGACCCTTCTGCTTCCTTATCTTTTTGGGAATTCTTGCTTTATCAGCAATTTTCATCTACCTGTATCTCCCCGAGACCAAAGGAAAGTCAatcatggaaataaaagcagagttCAACAAGCtgaactttggaaaaaaagaaacctcagtcactgaaaataactttcctAAGGAACAGTTGTTCTGCACCAGACTCTGA
- the LOC119141525 gene encoding solute carrier family 2, facilitated glucose transporter member 11-like isoform X6 — MCTNLIMLVAALFMAFSKTAKSFEMILFGRFLYGIGTGFSLNIHPQYVGEISPKKLRGFTNSTVAIFLTLGKLTGQVIGLREILGSEALWPWLLASSGLSALVQLVALPFFPDSPSYLLIQKGNEEACRKAIRKLWGEGDHQAEIDDIMKEKAAMTSTKTLRVLEVIKAQSLRWQLYILVTVMTTLQLCGINAIYFYSFEVFHTAKFEEYLIPYVSLGVGLCECLSSILCSTLIERFGRKVLLWGGYMLMCSVLALLTMTLSLQHQFFWMNYFSVILIFLFVIFYGIGPSGATISIMVEIFSQSFRPSAFLIVGCINWMGLFVLGMIFPLIVDNLGPFCFLIFLGILALSAIFIYLYLPETKGKSIMEIKAEFNKLNFGKKETSVTENNFPKEQLFCTRL; from the exons ATGTGCACCAACCTGATCATGCTGGTAGCTGCACTTTTCATGGCTTTCAGTAAAACTGCCAAATCCTTTGAGATGATTCTGTTTGGACGCTTTCTCTATGGCATTGGTACAG GTTTTTCTCTCAATATACATCCTCAGTATGTAGGAGAGATTTCACCCAAGAAGCTGCGTGGATTTACCAACTCCACAGTCGCTATTTTTCTTACACTGGGAAAACTCACAGGACAGGTTATTGGACTACG GGAGATTTTAGGAAGCGAAGCTTTGTGGCCATGGTTGTTAGCATCTAGTGGACTTTCAGCATTGGTTCAGCTGGTTGCCCTCCCATTTTTCCCTGATTCACCATCCTACCTCCTCATACAGAAGGGTAATGAAGAAGCCTGCAGGAAAG CCATCAGGAAGCTCTGGGGGGAAGGAGACCATCAAGCAGAAATTGATGACATTATGAAGGAGAAGGCTGCAATGACAAGCACAAAAACCTTGCGTGTCCTCGAAGTAATAAAAGCACAATCTTTGCGCTGGCAACTTTACATTTTGGTGACTGTCATGACCACCTTGCAGCTCTGTGGAATCAATGCA ATATACTTCTATTCTTTTGAAGTATTCCACACAGCCAAGTTTGAAGAATACCTTATTCCATACGTGTCCCTGGGAGTTGGGTTGTGTGAATGCTTATCCTCTATATTGTGT agcacCCTTATAGAGCGATTTGGGAGGAAGGTGCTGCTATGGGGAGGGTACATGCTGATGTGTTCTGTGCTAGCGCTCCTTACCATGACCCTGTCACTGCAG CATCAGTTTTTCTGGATGAATTACTTCAGCGTTATCTTGATCTTCCTATTCGTTATCTTCTACGGAATTGGACCAT ctggagCCACTATATCAATCATGGTTGAAATCTTCAGCCAGTCATTCAGACCATCAGCCTTTCTGATTGTTGGCTGCATCAATTGGATGGGACTGTTTGTACTTGGGATGATTTTTCCACTGATTGTT gatAACCTGGGACCCTTCTGCTTCCTTATCTTTTTGGGAATTCTTGCTTTATCAGCAATTTTCATCTACCTGTATCTCCCCGAGACCAAAGGAAAGTCAatcatggaaataaaagcagagttCAACAAGCtgaactttggaaaaaaagaaacctcagtcactgaaaataactttcctAAGGAACAGTTGTTCTGCACCAGACTCTGA
- the LOC119141525 gene encoding solute carrier family 2, facilitated glucose transporter member 11-like isoform X1, with product MEHLIFALQVQFQGLFQMIFVLGIGGSFPYGFHISVINYPSVHIRKFINETWIERHGSPLHPETVMLLWSFIVSVYGIGGLLGSLCCGYLTTKYRKKKCQMCTNLIMLVAALFMAFSKTAKSFEMILFGRFLYGIGTGFSLNIHPQYVGEISPKKLRGFTNSTVAIFLTLGKLTGQVIGLREILGSEALWPWLLASSGLSALVQLVALPFFPDSPSYLLIQKGNEEACRKAIRKLWGEGDHQAEIDDIMKEKAAMTSTKTLRVLEVIKAQSLRWQLYILVTVMTTLQLCGINAIYFYSFEVFHTAKFEEYLIPYVSLGVGLCECLSSILCSTLIERFGRKVLLWGGYMLMCSVLALLTMTLSLQHQFFWMNYFSVILIFLFVIFYGIGPSGATISIMVEIFSQSFRPSAFLIVGCINWMGLFVLGMIFPLIVDNLGPFCFLIFLGILALSAIFIYLYLPETKGKSIMEIKAEFNKLNFGKKETSVTENNFPKEQLFCTRL from the exons ATGGAGCaccttatttttgctttgcaggttCAGTTCCAGGGACTATTTCAAATGATCTTTGTGCTGGGAATTGGTGGTAGTTTCCCATATGGATTCCACATTTCTGTCATCAACTATCCTTCTGTG caCATCAGGAAGTTTATTAATGAAACCTGGATAGAGCGACATGGCTCTCCCCTCCACCCCGAGACAGTTATGCTGTTGTGGTCCTTCATTGTGTCTGTTTATGGGATAGGAGGATTGCTGGGGAGCCTCTGCTGTGGCTACCTGACTACAAAATACAGGAA aaAAAAGTGCCAAATGTGCACCAACCTGATCATGCTGGTAGCTGCACTTTTCATGGCTTTCAGTAAAACTGCCAAATCCTTTGAGATGATTCTGTTTGGACGCTTTCTCTATGGCATTGGTACAG GTTTTTCTCTCAATATACATCCTCAGTATGTAGGAGAGATTTCACCCAAGAAGCTGCGTGGATTTACCAACTCCACAGTCGCTATTTTTCTTACACTGGGAAAACTCACAGGACAGGTTATTGGACTACG GGAGATTTTAGGAAGCGAAGCTTTGTGGCCATGGTTGTTAGCATCTAGTGGACTTTCAGCATTGGTTCAGCTGGTTGCCCTCCCATTTTTCCCTGATTCACCATCCTACCTCCTCATACAGAAGGGTAATGAAGAAGCCTGCAGGAAAG CCATCAGGAAGCTCTGGGGGGAAGGAGACCATCAAGCAGAAATTGATGACATTATGAAGGAGAAGGCTGCAATGACAAGCACAAAAACCTTGCGTGTCCTCGAAGTAATAAAAGCACAATCTTTGCGCTGGCAACTTTACATTTTGGTGACTGTCATGACCACCTTGCAGCTCTGTGGAATCAATGCA ATATACTTCTATTCTTTTGAAGTATTCCACACAGCCAAGTTTGAAGAATACCTTATTCCATACGTGTCCCTGGGAGTTGGGTTGTGTGAATGCTTATCCTCTATATTGTGT agcacCCTTATAGAGCGATTTGGGAGGAAGGTGCTGCTATGGGGAGGGTACATGCTGATGTGTTCTGTGCTAGCGCTCCTTACCATGACCCTGTCACTGCAG CATCAGTTTTTCTGGATGAATTACTTCAGCGTTATCTTGATCTTCCTATTCGTTATCTTCTACGGAATTGGACCAT ctggagCCACTATATCAATCATGGTTGAAATCTTCAGCCAGTCATTCAGACCATCAGCCTTTCTGATTGTTGGCTGCATCAATTGGATGGGACTGTTTGTACTTGGGATGATTTTTCCACTGATTGTT gatAACCTGGGACCCTTCTGCTTCCTTATCTTTTTGGGAATTCTTGCTTTATCAGCAATTTTCATCTACCTGTATCTCCCCGAGACCAAAGGAAAGTCAatcatggaaataaaagcagagttCAACAAGCtgaactttggaaaaaaagaaacctcagtcactgaaaataactttcctAAGGAACAGTTGTTCTGCACCAGACTCTGA